In Actinomadura luteofluorescens, the sequence CCGGGCCGATCGGCGCGCGCCGCGCCCGGGGGTGGTGGGGTTCGTGTCCATGTATCTGACCATGGCGTTCCTGACGACGGTGCTCCCGCTCGGCCTCGGATCCACGATGCTGCTCGGCGACATGATGGCGCCGGTTCTCCTCCTGGTCGTGGGGGCCATGACCGCCGTCCCGTTCGGGCTGGTGGTGCTGCGCTGGCGCACGGCCGCCAACTGGAGCGACCGGCACCGGATCTGGCTCATCGGCGGGATCCTCGTGTCGCACACCGCGTTCATGATGCTCGGTTCAGTGCTCAGTGCGCTGCTCGGCGCGCTGACCCTGGCGGCTTCGGTCATGCTGCTGATCAAGCTGGCCGGCCATGTCGCACAGCGCGAGACCCAAGCGAACACAGTCCTGGTGTGACAACCACTAGGACTGTGCGCGGCCCTGCACGGGTACTTCGAGCGGCGGTGCTCCTCGAAGTACCCGTGCAGGCCGAAGCCTCGCGGTCGCTGTTCCCGGGATCCCTCGCCGCGGTCAGTGGCTCGTGGCGTTCTCATGAACGCGCGGGGCCGGGCTTGCCGGACGTGACGACTCAGTGCTCCTGGTCAGCCACAGGCCCGTGAACACGGCTGTGGCCAGGGTGACGACGCCCGCCACGACGAAGGCGCTGGTGAGTCCCTCCTCGAAGGAGGCGCCACCGGACTCCCGGGTGCGGACGACGGCTCCGAGCACCGCCACGCCGAGGACCGCGCCGATCTGCCGCGTGGTGCTGCTGACGCCCGAGGCCAGGCCGCCCTCCTGCGGGCTGACCGACTGGATGGCGGCGCCGGTCAGCGGCGACATGGTCAGGGCGAACCCGATGCCGACGACGGCCAGCCGCCACCACACGTTCGCGTAGCCGGTGTCGGCCTGCACGAAGCCCAGGGCCAGCAGTCCCAGCCCGGCCAGCGCCAGGCCGAGGGTGACCATGATCCGGAAGCCGTACCGGGCGGCGAACCGGCCCGCGAACGGGCTGACGACGACCATCGCGAGGGTGGCGGGCAACGTCTGCACCCCGGCTCGCAGGATCGAGCTGCCCTGGACGTAGACGAAGAACTGGGAGAAGAAGAACGACGAGCCCATGAGCGCGAAACCGACCACGATCATCGCCGTGTTGGAGACCGTGAACAGCCGCTGCCGGAAGAGGCGCAAGGGCAGCATCGGTGCCGCGACGCGTCCTTCGACGACCACGAAGGCGGCGAGGATCACGGCCGCGGCGGCGAAGCCGCTCAGGATCACGGGCGAGGTCCAGCCACGGGAGCCGCCCTCGATCAGCCCGTAGGTGAGCGCCCCCACGCCCAGGACGGACAGGACCGTTCCCGGGACGTCGATCGCCGGCGCGCTCGGGTTGCGGGACTCGTCCAGGGTGCGCAGGCCGGCGACCAGCAGGACCG encodes:
- a CDS encoding MFS transporter gives rise to the protein MAKSAPPVAVPNRAALLTVTCLGQFMVLLDNTIVGAALPDMQERLHTQLTGLQWIVDAYVLLVAMLLLSGGVFADRFGRKRMYLTGVVVFTAASVLCSVAPSIGWLIAGRVLQGVGAAALSPASLTLLTAAYPVPQERVRAIGLWAGFSGIGLAAGPLAGGVLVEAFGWPAIFLVNVPVGAVLLVAGLRTLDESRNPSAPAIDVPGTVLSVLGVGALTYGLIEGGSRGWTSPVILSGFAAAAVILAAFVVVEGRVAAPMLPLRLFRQRLFTVSNTAMIVVGFALMGSSFFFSQFFVYVQGSSILRAGVQTLPATLAMVVVSPFAGRFAARYGFRIMVTLGLALAGLGLLALGFVQADTGYANVWWRLAVVGIGFALTMSPLTGAAIQSVSPQEGGLASGVSSTTRQIGAVLGVAVLGAVVRTRESGGASFEEGLTSAFVVAGVVTLATAVFTGLWLTRSTESSRPASPAPRVHENATSH